In Electrophorus electricus isolate fEleEle1 chromosome 14, fEleEle1.pri, whole genome shotgun sequence, a single window of DNA contains:
- the LOC113583970 gene encoding SH2 domain-containing protein 4B, translating into MMEQILRDLYIEPDLLNELSEDQKQILFCKIREEQVRRWNVRECTEPAPARRARSEGIQWLLGSNGEVWVWVMGEATGDKSYAEISEQLMEERAVKQAQQEALELRRVKEAEIEKKFREAVAKEKARFAAEKWRVDMDDRKAAKQEEEEERIRKALKKREEEERQRGEEEIRQTEERRAKELYMSLKQEEKGRERDDREWQEQLRRSKAADEEMTRKARCARDEYKRQSLRAVQKGSSQSRRRSGVHEQPPAPGEASQSPVAEGSSVSSATVHYCRRHNYRCSGPATQSESSVCARPASRDSILRWFKEEQMPRRACYERNSNAIAPWFHGIISRQEAEALLINASEGCFLVRVSERIWGYTLSYRSASGFKHFLIDASGDYYGFLGADQNRHATLADLIDFHKEEVITTSGGELLQESCKLRCSIQDYGGLFQ; encoded by the exons ATGATGGAGCAGATCCTCCGAGATCTGTACATCGAGCCGGACCTGCTGAACGAGCTGAGCGAGGATCAGAAGCAGATCCTCTTCTGTAAGATCCGGGAGGAGCAGGTGCGCCGCTGGAACGTGCGTGAGTGCACAGAACCCGCTCCAGCCAGGAGAGCCAGGAGTGA AGGTATCCAGTGGCTGCTGGGCTCGAAcggggaggtgtgggtgtgggtgatggGGGAGGCTACGGGAGACAAGTCCTACGCCGAAATATCGGAGCAGCTGATGGAGGAGAGGGCCGTGAAGCAGGCCCAGCAGGAGGCACTGGAACTCCG GCGTGTGAAGGAAGCAGAAATTGAAAAGAAGTTTCGGGAGGCCGTGGCAAAGGAGAAAGCACGTTTTGCGGCAGAGAAATGGAGGGTGGATATGGATGACAGAAAGGCCGccaagcaggaggaggaggaggagcgcATTCGCAAGGCGCTGAAG AAAcgtgaggaagaagagaggcagagaggcgaGGAAGAAATCCGACAAACAGAGGAGAGGCGCGCGAAGGAGCTGTACATGTCTCTGAAGCAAGAAGAAAAGGGGCGAGAGAGGGACGACAGGGAATGGCAGGAGCAAT TGCGGCGCTCCAAAGCGGCTGACGAGGAGATGACGCGCAAGGCTCGTTGCGCCAGGGACGAATACAAGCGGCAGTCTCTGCGCGCTGTCCAGAAGGGCTCGAGCCAGAGTCGACGGCGCAGTGGCGTCCACGAACAGCCCCCCGCTCCCGGCGAGGCCAGCCAATCACCAGTGGCCGAGGGAAGCTCCGTTTCCTCTGCAACTGTACATTACTGCCGCAGGCACAACTACAGATGCAGTGGTCCAGCAACACAATCAGAGAG CTCGGTGTGTGCACGGCCAGCGTCCCGTGATTCCATCCTGCGATGGTTCAAGGAGGAGCAGATGCCCCGAAGAGCCTGTTACGAGAGGAACAGCAATGCCATCGCTCCCTGGTTCCACG GGATCATCTCCCGGCAGGAGGCAGAGGCCCTGCTGATAAACGCCTCCGAAGGCTGCTTCCTGGTCAGGGTGAGCGAGCGGATCTGGGGATACACCCTCTCCTATCGCTCAGCCTCAGGCTTCAAGCACTTCCTCATCGACGCCTCGGGCGACTACTACGGTTTCCTCGGTGCGGACCAGAACCGCCACGCCACTTTAGCCGACCTCATCGACTTCCACAAG GAGGAGGTGATAACCACATCTGGAGGTGAACTGCTGCAGGAGTCCTGTAAGCTGAGGTGCTCCATTCAGGACTACGGGGGGCTTTTCCAGTGA